DNA from Streptomyces sp. Edi4:
GGCAGGGGAGCGGGGCGCCGGCCCATGGCCGAACGCCCCGTCCGTCCCGCTATGGGTGGCTCTGCTAGCCGGCCACCTCGTACTGCCCGGTCTCCAGGAAGTACCGCATGTCCTCGGGGGTGCCGTCGAGGGCCTTGTTGCAGGCCGCGCGGAGGGTGTCGCTGATGCCGGGCCTGGCCAGGATGCGGGAGATGGCGACGCTGTCGTCTTCGGCCTGGGCGAGGCGGTAGCCGGTGGTGCGGAAGGCGCGGAGGGCTTCTGGGGTGCCGTTGTCCAGGGCCTTGGTGGCTTCGCGGATGACGGCGCGGGCGCCGTTCTTTTGGGCGACCCCGAGTATGCGGAAAGTCGCGACGCTGTCGTCCTCGGCCTGGGCGAGGCGGTAGCCCGTGTCCAGGAAGGTGCGCAGGACTTCTGGGGTATTGGCGTCGAGCGCCGTGTTGGCGTCGCGGATGACGCGTCTGTCGCCGTCCTTGAT
Protein-coding regions in this window:
- a CDS encoding ALF repeat-containing protein, with translation MRPTRAALLIAAAALAPTLAVATPAFASGTTAASSPAATALSGTSVGPASEDDDRVAVSRILAQAIKDGDRRVIRDANTALDANTPEVLRTFLDTGYRLAQAEDDSVATFRILGVAQKNGARAVIREATKALDNGTPEALRAFRTTGYRLAQAEDDSVAISRILARPGISDTLRAACNKALDGTPEDMRYFLETGQYEVAG